Genomic window (Equus quagga isolate Etosha38 chromosome 12, UCLA_HA_Equagga_1.0, whole genome shotgun sequence):
GAGTACCATCACCCCAATCagacaaggaactgaggcctttgcaggccacacagctggttggTGGCTAGGGTTTCTTCCCAGGCTGTTCTGGTCCCAGAGCCACTGTCTCAGCCCTGCCTTGTATCATCATATCCCACAATTAGTAGAGTGTTTTCCCCTCAGTGTCCACTTTTGTCCAGATCTTCAGCCTCTTCCCAGAGAGAGGTGTGCCCCCAACAagctcctccccctgccctcaggaggaCAGAGGGCCCCGTAGAGGGGGCAGTGGGCCTGAAGTCACCCCCACACACGAACACTGCTACATGTGAGCCCCTGGGAGGGCAGCAGAGGCCAGCCTGACTGTTCCGGCTCACGCCCCGCCCTCCACCCCCATTTGCAGACAATGAGCTTCCAGGTGACAGGCCTAGGCCTGGACAAGATGAAGCTGGGCAGTCCCCAGTCCTTCCTGGAccaggaggaggcggaggaggctGAGGATGGGCAGCTGCTGGAGCCGGAGGCTTGGAGGACCTACCTGGAGCACCGCAATGCGCTGCGTGAGTTCCTGAGCTCGGCCCTGAGCCCCCACCTGCTCAAGCGCCACCATGCCCGCATGGAGCTGCTCAAGAAGTGCTCCTACTACATCGAGATCCTCCCCAAGCACCTGGCCCTGGGCGACCAGAACCCGCTGGTGCTGCCCAGCACCATGTTCCAGCTCATCGACCCCTGGAAGTTCCAGCGCATGAAGAAGGTGGGCACAGCCCAGACCAAGATCCAGCTCCTGCTGCTGGGGGACCTGCTGGAGCAGCTGGACTGCGGCCGCGCCGAGCTAGACGCCCTGCTCGAGTCGCCCGACCCGCGGCCCTTCCTGGCAGGCTGGGGGCTCGTGGGGCAGCGGCTGGCAGAGCTGTCGGCCGTCATGGACAGCTTCCTGGCCATGATGGTGCCGGGGCGCCTGCACATCAAGCACCGCCTGGTGTCCGACGTTGGCGCCACCAAGATCCCGCACATCCGCCTCATGCTGAGCACTAAGATGCCCGTCATGTTCGACCGCAAGGAATCAGTGGCCCACCAGGACTGGGTCAGCCTGCGCTGGTTTGTCACCGTCCAGCCAGCAGTGCCCGAGCAGTTCGAGCTGCGCTTCAAGCTGCTGGACCCACGGACACAGCAGGAGTGCACGCAGTGTGGCATCATCCCTGTGGCCGCCTGCACCTTTGACATCCGCAACCTGCTGCCCAACCGCTCCTACAAGTTCACCGTCAAGAGAGCGGAGAGCTACACGCTGGTGCACGAGCCCTGGCGGGACAGCCTCACCCTGCAGACCCGGCCGCGGCCCCCCAAAGGGCCAGCCCCCAGTCGGCTGGGCAGGCCAGGCCCACCCCTGACCACACCTCCCAAGAGATGATTTCCTAATATTTATCCACTAATACAGAGGAGTATAAACTCACTTACACAATTCAAGAAACAAATCTACTTCCGTTTTAAAGGTGGCAGCAGCCACACGAGTGCTTTTCCTGACTCAGCCAAGCCCCCACTCCCCGAGCACTGAGAACCAGCTTCCTGTCCACCACCACGCACACACCGTGGCGGTCGCTAGGACCGCAGGCCCTCTGAGAAGACAAGGTGTGGCGGGCAGGGTTTTCGGGAGCTAGGAGAACTGACAGAGGTGGTCTAGTAAGAGAGAGGGGTCCCCAACTCTGTCAGAAAGGccaagccccctccccccagctatGGACAGTGTGCTTGGCAGTGTTGGGGTGGGCTCAGCCTGGGTGGAGGCCCCCTCCCAAGCCTCTCCAACCGCTGACCCGCTGTGTGCTCCTGTGTGCCATCAAGCCAAGACTGTCACACACTCTGTGGCACCATGTGGCTTGAGGGACTCTCTCCTGGATGTCTGGCAGGATGGAGTCACCCCAGACGCCCAGAGGTCCAGGGTAGAGTCATCATCTTGTTCAGGAATGAccagaggggtggggtgggtgcagggtagagagggctggggaggggaccaGAGATTGGGGTTGGAGCTGGATCATACAGATCCCACCGACAGAGGGGGAGCGTGAAATCGGGGATCGCCGAGGGAGGCACATATGGGCACACGGGCTGGGGGACTTCCGTCCTGGCtcctcccgcccccagcccggCCTCGGGGCCTCATCCGGAAGACACTGCGCAGAGGCCAGCCTCCCGGCAGCGCCGCCACTGCAAGTCCCCGGCTGTGAGCGGCTCCGCGGCGCCCTCCCGGTGCGGCCCCCGAGGCTGGGGCGCAGATCCGCCGCCTCCCGTCGCCCGCCCCCGCTCACCTGCCGCGCCCTGGCCCTCGCCCCGCCCCCGTTCACCTGCCTGCCCCGCCCCCTCGTGCACGGACTGGCTGAAAATCGCGCCCCTGGCTTGAAACCGTGACCCTAATTGCGGCGAGGCCGAGCCCTTTGCCAGCGGCCTGCCCTGCGCGCAGCTGCCCGAC
Coding sequences:
- the FNDC11 gene encoding fibronectin type III domain-containing protein 11; its protein translation is MSFQVTGLGLDKMKLGSPQSFLDQEEAEEAEDGQLLEPEAWRTYLEHRNALREFLSSALSPHLLKRHHARMELLKKCSYYIEILPKHLALGDQNPLVLPSTMFQLIDPWKFQRMKKVGTAQTKIQLLLLGDLLEQLDCGRAELDALLESPDPRPFLAGWGLVGQRLAELSAVMDSFLAMMVPGRLHIKHRLVSDVGATKIPHIRLMLSTKMPVMFDRKESVAHQDWVSLRWFVTVQPAVPEQFELRFKLLDPRTQQECTQCGIIPVAACTFDIRNLLPNRSYKFTVKRAESYTLVHEPWRDSLTLQTRPRPPKGPAPSRLGRPGPPLTTPPKR